AGGGGTTTCGAACCCCCTTTTTCGGGCTGCGCCGAGACATCTGACGGACAGGCGGAGGGGCACGGCTGATGGCGTGGCTGGCAGCGGGTGAGGGGTACGAGATCACCCTCGAGGACGGGCGTGTGGTCGCACGGCGCGTCGGGGGGAAGCAGTTGAAGGCACTGCCGAAGGCGTTGCGCGACAGTGCCGAGGTGGACCGGCTGCGGCGGCTCGCCGAGTGGCTGGACCGGCACGCCGCCTCGTGCGTGGCGCAGGTGGACGCGTGGATGGTGTCCTCGCTCCCGGTGCCGACCGAGCTGATCGCGCGGGTGTGGCGGGACGAGGCGTGGCAGGCGGCCCTGCGGGACATGGCCGTCGTCGGCGACGACCCCGACGAGGTCGGCTTCCTGCGGGACGTCACCGCCGACGGGGAGCTCAAGGTGGTCGACCTCGACGGCGAGACCGTCCGGCTGGCACCCCGCACGGTGACGCTGCCCCACCCCGTCCTCCTCCCGGACCTGGACGACGTACGGGACTTCGCCGCCGACCTCGGCATCACCCAGAACGTGGAGCAGATCCACCGGGCCACCTGGGAGCGGCCGGACGGGCCCGGCGCCGGGCAGCCCGAGACCGCCACCGAGGTACGGGACTACGCGGGCGGGAAGTTCGCCTCCCGGTTCGGCCTCGCCGCCCGCGCCACGAACCTCGGCTACCGGGTGTCCGGCGGCTACGCCACCTGCAAGGTGCGCGACGGGGGCCGCAGCACGGAGGCGTCGGTGTGGATCGGCGAGCCGTACTGGGACGGGGAGTCGGAGACCGGCGGACTGAGCTGGCACGACGAGGACGGCCGCGCGGTGCGGCTGAGCGAGGTCGGACCGGTGGCCTGGTCCGAGGGGATGCGCATGGCCGCGGCGCTGTACGCCGGCCGCACGATCGAAGAGGGTGGGAACGCGTGACCGGCACGGACATCGACGACAACAAGGAGCTGCTCGCGGCGGGAGCGGTGCTCCCGGCCGACGCGAAGGACGCGGGCCCCTCGGCGGTCGAGCTGACCGCACGCGCCTACCGCCACGCGGTGTTCGCGGAGGACCGCGTCGTCGTACGGCTGGCCGCGGCCGAACTCGGCCCCGCCGAGGACCTCGCCGCCGGCTTCCTCGGCTTCGAACCGGAGGGCGAGCCGACGGTGGTCGGTCTCGGCCGGCGCCAGGAGCTCGGCTTCCCCGAGTGGGTGCTGGTGCACCACCCGGAGGACGGACACCACGCCCTCGCCGTCGTGCCGGAGCTGGACCGGCTCGCGCGGCAGGCCAGGACCAAGCCCAAGGCAGCCCTGGACGCCTGCCACGAGCTGGCCGGCCGGCTCGCCTCGGCCGTCCCGCACTTCCTCCCCGTCTTCTACGAGCAGGCCGCGCGGGTCTTCCTCGGTGTCGAGAACCCCACGTACGCCGGTCAGCTCTTCGGCCGTGCCCGCACGAGCGAGGCGCAGCACGGGCTGACCGTCGACGAGGACCGGCTCGACGCCGTGTTCCTGGAGTTCGCCCTGGCCGGCGCCCTGCCGGTCAAGGTGCTCACCGGCTACGGCAAGGAACTGTCGGCACGGCTCGCGCCCGTCGAGGCGTACGAGCGGTTCCGGCGGCTGTGCGTGCGCCGGACGGCGGGCGGGCTCGCGCCCTCGGCCCAGGCCGCGACGGAGCTGAAGAGGCTGGCCCGGGCCGCCGCCCTGCCGGGGAACGAGGCCGAGCAGGACTACCTCGCCGAGATCCTGCCGCTCCCGGCGACGCTGCGGGCCGCGGCCGGCTGGTGGAAGTCGCACCGCGGCGCGCTCGTCGCCCTGGCCCGGCGCGTCCCGTCCGTGCGCGGCACGCTGCTGACGATGACCCCGCCCGGGGACAGCGGGGAGATGACCGAGCTGTGGCTCGGCATCCTCGCGGACTCCGGCGCCGACGCCGGACTCGTCGACGCGGACCTGCCGCCGGAGGAGCAGTGCTCCGACGGCGCCGCGGGCTGGCTGGAGCGCTTCCACACCAGCCGGCACCGCGGCTGGGGGCCGCGCCCCACGCCCCCCGCGCTCCTCGAACTGGTGCGGCGGGCGGCCGGCCGGCTCCGTGCCGACCTGGCCGCCCGGCCCGAGGGCGAGCGGTTCCTGCGGATCGGCGTCGAGGACGTGGACCTGCTGGACCTCCTGCTCTCGCTGGACATCGCCATCGCCGACCCCGAGGACCAGGAGGCCCGCAACCGGCGGGGCCAGGCCCTGAACCTGTCGGACTGGGCACGCGGCGAGGAGCGGCGGGACCTGGCCGCGCTCGCCGCCGACCCCCGCTTCCGCCCCGCCTTCCGGCGCGCGGCGGACGGCTACAACAGCCCGTCCACCGGCACCGACGTGATGCGCCGGCTCGCCGCCTCGACCGGTGGGCGTCCGATGCTCGCCGAGTGGATGCGGGACGTCGCCCGGGCCTCCGTGGCGGCCGGACTGCCCGGACTGCCGAACGCCATCGAGCGGCTCTCCTGGCTGCCCTCCGAGGCACTCGCGCTCGCCCCGCAGGAGGTCGCGGCCGCGGCCGCCGCCGACCTCGGGGAGACCGTGGCCCGCACCCTGCGCGGCGGCCTGTGGGAGGAGCTCGGCTGGCCCGCCTGGGAGGAGGCGCTCACCGAGCTGGCCCCCGGACGGAACAGCACCGAGGGCCTGACCGTCGCCGAGGCCTGGCCGTACCTGATCGTGGCCAACGCGACCCAGGTCCGCGTCATCGACGCCGAATCCACCGTCCTCGTGCACGACCTCCGCGGCGTGCCCTCCGCCAACGTGTGGCGGACGGGCTTCCACTACGTGGACGGTGCGCTGCTGGTGTTCTGGAGCACGTACGGACAGCGCGGACCGCAGGGCTACTGGCACACCGCGCCCGACACGGTCTTCGACCTCGTCGGCGCCGACCAGTGGGCCATGCGCTCGCAGCACCCCAGCCTGCCGCTGCCCGGCGGCGGCCGCACCACCGGCGGCGGCGTCCTCCACGCCGGCGACACGAAGCTGCCGGCGGAGCGCTCGCTGATCTCCGACGGCACCTCGTACTGGGTGTGGGAGAACGGCGACGGCGAGGACAAGGGCGGCTGGCTCGAGTACGACCCGGTGGGCGGCGCCCACGGACGCCGTTCACAGCCCGGCTTCCTCGCCGACGCACTGCTGGGGCACGCCCCCGGCGCCGAGCTGGCCGCCGCCTCGTCCTGGCTGCGCCCCGCCCCGGCGGTGGAGGGCTCGGCCCAGGGACCGTCCGAGGGCGGACTCCTCGGCTGGCGCGTCGTGCGGCTGCCGGACGGCAGCCACCACGGCGAGGACGCCACCGGACGGTCCGTCACCGTTCCGAAGAGCGCCGACAGGCCGGTCGGCCTGCTGACGTTCCCCGGCGACGACCGGCCCCGTGCGCTGACCCAGCAGTGGCGCGAACTGTCGCTCAGCGACCCGGAGGGCGTGGTCACCACCACGGCCCGCTTCGACCACCGCGACGAGCTGTACGGGACCGCGGGGAAGGCCCTGCCGCCGCTGGCGTACCTGTACCTGCTGCGCGCGCGTGACCCGGAGGGATCGGCGGCACTGCGCGGCGTCGACGCGGAGACCGCCGGCGTCCTGCTGAAGGCGGCCATGCGGGCGGAACGGGCGGCCGACCTGCCCGGGCTCGTCAGCGCCGCACTGCCGCGGCTCTCGGCCCCCGAGCTGATCGCCGGCGTGGTGAAGGTGCTGCGCTTCGCGGTCCGGCAGCAGAAGGCCCTGGACGACGTGGCCGCCCGCCTCGACCCGACGACCGGGGCCGTCGAGACACGAGTCCAGGGACCCAGCGACCAGCTGATCGGCAGGGCCCTCCAGGGCATCGTCGGCTCCGGCTACTCCCGCTACGGCTCGGACGAGGACGTGACCCACCGCTACCTGGAGGCGCTGGCGACCGTACGGGCCGACACCGCCGCCCAGGCGCCGCCGGGGCGGCTGCACTTCGACGTGCCGTCGCTGCCCTACACCGGACTGCCCTTCGTCTCCCTCCTGGACGAGCCCGCCGCGATCGCCTACCGGGCCGTCGCACCCGGGAGCGACCCCGAGCACCGGGCCGCCCTCCTCGGCGTCCTCGACCTGGTCGACGCCCTGGGGATCGCCTCGACGGCGACGTCGACCGGCCACTGGCGCAAGGTCCTCGTGCACCTGACGCCGCCCCACCTGCACACCCCGGACGGGCAGGGACGCAACGTCTCCCACCGCAGCGTGCTGCCCCTGGGCGGCGGCGCCGCGCTCGGCATCACCGAGCACACCGAGAGCGTCACCGACGGACGCGAGTTCGGCGCGCTGCTCCACGACCCGAGCGGACGCTTCGAGGTGCCCGGCCCCTACACCGTGCGAGGTGCCGCCCCGGTGGGCGACCGGGTCCGCGGCGCCACGTGGCTCGCCGACTTCCTCCGGGAGGCGCGCTCGCGTGCCGAGGCGCCGTTCCTGCCGGAGGCCGCCGAGGAGTTCAGCCGCCTCACGGGCGTGTCCGGGGCGCTCGCCCGGATCGTTCTCGCGGGCATGCCCGGCGTGGCCAACTGGGAGAGGAACTTCCTGCCGGCCGGGCTGCGCAAGACGCTCGGTCTGAAGGTCGCCGAGGCCGCGGGCGCGCGCGACGAGCTGCGCGCGCTCAGGGTCGAGGTGCGCCGCGCGGTGCTCGCCGCGCTCCTGCCCGAGGACCCGGCCCGGCTGTGGAC
The sequence above is drawn from the Streptomyces showdoensis genome and encodes:
- a CDS encoding DUF4132 domain-containing protein, yielding MAWLAAGEGYEITLEDGRVVARRVGGKQLKALPKALRDSAEVDRLRRLAEWLDRHAASCVAQVDAWMVSSLPVPTELIARVWRDEAWQAALRDMAVVGDDPDEVGFLRDVTADGELKVVDLDGETVRLAPRTVTLPHPVLLPDLDDVRDFAADLGITQNVEQIHRATWERPDGPGAGQPETATEVRDYAGGKFASRFGLAARATNLGYRVSGGYATCKVRDGGRSTEASVWIGEPYWDGESETGGLSWHDEDGRAVRLSEVGPVAWSEGMRMAAALYAGRTIEEGGNA